A window of Rhinatrema bivittatum chromosome 2, aRhiBiv1.1, whole genome shotgun sequence contains these coding sequences:
- the LOC115086115 gene encoding C-C chemokine receptor type 4-like — protein MSNSALSEDAFPTEDSTLFLEDYDNATGGPLIYLCEKDDLIKFGSVFVPASYYLIFLLSLTGNSLILFILAKYEKLKTVTNIFILNLVLSDLLFSISLPFWAIYHSSQWFFGNFMCKMQSWIFFMGFYSSVLFLTLMTLDRYLVIVHALSASKARRSRYAAVTCVLVWSVSALASTLDFVFSGTSTDSNGETLCEETEYSEESWHRWKQVRYYMHSILFFLIPLLIVVYCYSRIVVKVRRCKLKEKWQVVKLIFFIVLLFFLCWTPHSIIMLLLSRQHVHAVTSCNSSLDYAYYICRSIAYFHCCVNPFFYTFVGTKFRRHIISLIQMYCTSSQAVTPPTFNIKLSSITN, from the coding sequence ATGTCAAACTCAGCCTTGAGTGAAGATGCGTTCCCCACTGAGGACTCAACTCTCTTCCTGGAAGACTATGACAATGCTACAGGGGGGCCCTTAATTTATTTATGCGAGAAAGATGACCTTATCAAATTTGGATCTGTTTTTGTGCCGGCCTCCTACTATTTGATCTTCTTGCTGAGCCTGACTGGCAACAGCTTGATCCTGTTCATCCTGGCAAAGTATGAAAAACTGAAAACAGTTACGAACATTTTCATCCTAAACTTGGTTCTCTCTGATTTGCTCTTCTCCATTTCACTTCCCTTCTGGGCAATCTATCATTCCTCCCAGTGGTTCTTTGGCAACTTCATGTGCAAAATGCAAAGCTGGATTTTCTTCATGGGGTTTTACAGCTCTGTCTTGTTTCTCACCCTCATGACACTGGATCGGTACCTGGTGATAGTTCACGCCTTGTCTGCCTCCAAGGCGAGGAGATCTAGATATGCGGCTGTGACCTGCGTACTGGTTTGGAGCGTTAGCGCCCTGGCCAGCACCCTGGATTTTGTCTTCTCTGGGACAAGTACAGACAGCAACGGTGAGACGCTGTGTGAAGAAACCGAGTATTCAGAGGAGAGCTGGCACCGGTGGAAGCAAGTGCGGTATTACATGCACTCCATCCTCTTCTTCCTAATCCCCCTCCTCATCGTTGTCTACTGCTACAGCCGAATAGTGGTAAAGGTGAGGAGGTGCAAGCTGAAGGAGAAGTGGCAGGTGGTGAAGCTCATATTTTTCATTGTCCTGCTGTTCTTCCTCTGCTGGACTCCCCACAGCATCATCATGCTCCTTCTGTCCAGGCAGCACGTCCACGCGGTGACTAGCTGCAACAGCAGCTTGGATTATGCATATTACATCTGCCGCAGCATAGCTTATTTCCACTGCTGTGTGAACCCTTTCTTCTATACGTTTGTGGGTACCAAATTCAGAAGGCATATCATCAGTTTAATTCAAATGTACTGCACATCAAGTCAAGCCGTGACTCCACCCACTTTCAATATCAAACTCAGCAGCATCACAAACTAA